A genomic stretch from Gemmatimonadaceae bacterium includes:
- a CDS encoding aminotransferase class III-fold pyridoxal phosphate-dependent enzyme, which translates to MRSIEAPVVPALDAAMVATMLDRHYGVRGALTPLPSERDQNFRVVEPNGRSWVAKVAHPDEDAAFAMQAALLAHVARVDPSLAMPRVAPALNGDPIVSIAVRDAAYRLRLVSWLDGVPLAEASRSGAQLRQVGDAAGRLSRALRSFGHAGAHRAFAWDLARTLDNRSRLVHVTDATRRARLAKLLDTFERRVAPRLPELRHGVIHGDLNDWNVLVAPDDPSRIAGIIDVGDAVFSAQIGELAIAATYAMLGARSPLAAAQDVVVGFCAQLAVEPAEADLLLDLIRARLVTSLCLAAARRAQSGEGNTYWYVSEAPAWELLAFLDGVNEHHARAMLRHACGLEPASGGQEIQRWIAAKAQTFAPILGAPLARHRLQRLDWGDPTDPVVSATVRGDLAGADAAYAQAATTGAFDVGIGAWGEHRATYAADAFASRLLDGARRSVHLGLDVFVDAGAALYAPIDGVVLATADCQRPQDYGGVLLVEHRTETGVAFRTLWGHLAPSSIAHWRPGDSIPTGAMIARLGASHENGGWVPHLHLQLCCSGETDPESIVGVGEPELGEVWRSLYPDPTLLAGVPPEALTLGPPGDRALLARRERILGRNLSLSYRRPLHIVRGHDVWLVDSRGRHYLDCYNNVAHVGHAHPRVTAAIAEQAAQLNTNTRYLHERILEYAEALTRSLPAPLSVCFLTCSGSEANELALRMVRAHTGRRDVLVLDQAYHGSTTSLVEMSPYKYKQRGGGGRPSHVHEVPVPDPYRAPADWPVADIGVCYARAVERVIEGGVLPGALFAETIPSCAGQIVVPGGFFQQAFAALRRAGGLCVLDEVQVGFGRVGTAMWAFEEHGLVPDIVTMGKPIANGHPMGAVVTTPEVAASFASGPEYFNTFGGNPVSCAAALAVLGVLRDERLPENAKARGEEIEAGLRALAGRYPLIGDVRGRGLFLGAELVTDPRSKAPATDLAAAVVDRCRELGVLLGTDGPAANVIKLRPPMTTKPEHVRLLLDVFAQAVGDAVEGR; encoded by the coding sequence GTGCGTTCGATCGAGGCTCCCGTGGTGCCCGCGCTCGATGCGGCGATGGTCGCCACCATGCTGGATCGCCACTACGGCGTGCGCGGGGCCCTGACGCCGCTCCCGAGCGAACGGGACCAGAACTTCCGCGTCGTCGAGCCGAATGGACGAAGCTGGGTGGCCAAGGTGGCGCACCCGGACGAAGACGCGGCGTTCGCCATGCAGGCCGCGCTGCTCGCCCATGTGGCTCGCGTCGATCCCTCGCTCGCCATGCCGAGGGTCGCGCCGGCCCTCAACGGTGACCCGATCGTGTCGATCGCCGTGCGTGACGCCGCGTATCGGCTGCGGCTCGTGTCGTGGCTCGACGGCGTCCCGCTGGCCGAGGCGTCCAGGTCAGGGGCGCAACTGCGGCAGGTTGGCGATGCCGCCGGTCGGCTGTCACGCGCGCTGCGGAGCTTCGGACACGCCGGCGCGCACCGCGCCTTCGCGTGGGACCTTGCCAGAACGCTCGATAACCGGTCGCGGCTGGTTCATGTCACAGACGCGACGAGGCGCGCGCGTCTCGCAAAGTTGCTCGACACCTTCGAGCGACGCGTGGCGCCCCGGCTGCCGGAACTCAGGCACGGGGTGATCCACGGCGACCTCAACGACTGGAACGTCCTGGTCGCTCCGGATGACCCATCGCGCATCGCTGGCATCATTGATGTTGGCGACGCCGTGTTCTCGGCGCAGATCGGGGAACTGGCCATCGCCGCGACCTATGCCATGCTCGGCGCGCGATCGCCGCTCGCCGCCGCACAGGACGTGGTGGTCGGGTTCTGCGCACAACTTGCCGTGGAGCCAGCCGAAGCCGACCTCCTGCTCGACCTCATTCGGGCCCGACTCGTCACCAGCCTGTGCCTCGCTGCCGCCCGACGCGCGCAATCCGGGGAGGGGAACACCTACTGGTACGTGTCCGAGGCGCCGGCCTGGGAGCTGCTCGCGTTCCTCGACGGCGTCAACGAGCATCATGCGCGCGCGATGCTTCGCCACGCGTGCGGGCTCGAGCCGGCATCGGGTGGTCAGGAAATCCAACGATGGATTGCGGCCAAGGCCCAGACGTTCGCGCCGATCCTTGGCGCACCATTGGCCCGGCATCGGCTGCAGCGCCTGGACTGGGGCGACCCGACCGACCCCGTCGTGTCCGCGACCGTGCGCGGCGACCTTGCGGGCGCGGATGCCGCCTATGCGCAGGCCGCGACCACGGGTGCGTTTGACGTTGGCATCGGCGCCTGGGGGGAACATCGCGCGACGTACGCCGCCGACGCGTTCGCCTCGCGACTGCTCGATGGCGCTCGACGCTCGGTCCATCTCGGCCTGGACGTGTTTGTCGACGCCGGAGCGGCCCTGTACGCGCCGATCGACGGTGTGGTGCTCGCAACGGCGGATTGCCAACGCCCGCAGGACTATGGCGGCGTGCTGCTGGTCGAGCACCGCACGGAGACCGGGGTCGCCTTTCGAACGCTCTGGGGGCATCTGGCACCGTCGTCGATTGCCCATTGGCGGCCGGGCGACAGCATCCCGACCGGTGCCATGATCGCGCGCCTTGGCGCCAGCCACGAGAACGGTGGCTGGGTGCCGCACCTCCATCTGCAGCTCTGTTGCTCAGGGGAAACCGATCCGGAGTCGATCGTCGGGGTCGGGGAGCCGGAACTTGGCGAGGTGTGGCGGTCGCTGTATCCGGATCCAACGCTGCTTGCGGGAGTCCCACCGGAGGCGCTCACGCTGGGCCCTCCCGGTGACCGCGCGCTTCTGGCCCGGCGCGAACGGATCCTCGGTCGGAATCTCTCGCTGTCGTACCGACGGCCGCTGCACATCGTCCGCGGCCACGACGTGTGGCTCGTCGACAGCCGCGGCCGCCACTACCTCGACTGCTACAACAACGTCGCGCACGTCGGTCATGCGCACCCGCGTGTGACCGCGGCCATCGCGGAGCAGGCCGCGCAGCTGAACACCAACACGCGGTACCTCCACGAGCGCATCCTTGAGTACGCGGAAGCGCTCACCAGGAGCCTCCCGGCGCCGCTTTCCGTCTGCTTCCTGACGTGTTCGGGAAGCGAGGCCAACGAACTGGCGCTGCGGATGGTTCGTGCGCACACGGGCCGCCGCGACGTGCTGGTCCTGGATCAGGCCTATCACGGTTCCACGACGTCGCTGGTCGAGATGTCGCCGTACAAATACAAGCAGCGCGGAGGGGGAGGGCGACCGTCGCACGTTCACGAGGTGCCGGTGCCCGATCCTTACCGGGCCCCGGCGGACTGGCCGGTGGCCGATATCGGCGTGTGCTACGCGCGGGCGGTCGAGCGGGTGATCGAGGGCGGCGTCTTACCCGGGGCGCTGTTTGCGGAGACGATCCCGAGCTGCGCGGGTCAGATCGTGGTTCCCGGCGGCTTTTTTCAGCAAGCCTTTGCCGCGCTTCGGCGTGCCGGTGGGCTTTGCGTACTCGATGAGGTCCAGGTGGGGTTTGGGCGCGTCGGGACCGCGATGTGGGCATTCGAAGAGCACGGGCTCGTGCCCGACATCGTCACCATGGGCAAACCCATCGCGAACGGGCACCCCATGGGCGCGGTAGTGACCACGCCTGAGGTTGCTGCCAGCTTTGCGAGCGGGCCCGAGTACTTCAACACGTTCGGCGGCAACCCCGTGTCCTGCGCCGCGGCATTGGCCGTCCTTGGCGTTCTGCGCGACGAGCGCCTGCCGGAGAATGCCAAGGCTCGGGGCGAGGAGATCGAGGCTGGCCTGAGGGCGCTGGCGGGCCGCTACCCGCTGATCGGAGACGTGCGAGGCCGGGGACTATTCCTGGGCGCCGAGCTCGTGACAGACCCGCGCTCCAAGGCGCCCGCAACGGACCTGGCGGCGGCCGTGGTGGATCGCTGCCGGGAACTGGGCGTACTGCTCGGGACCGACGGTCCGGCCGCGAACGTGATCAAACTGCGCCCGCCGATGACCACCAAGCCAGAACACGTCCGGCTCCTGCTCGACGTGTTCGCTCAGGCGGTGGGGGACGCGGTCGAAGGGCGCTAA
- a CDS encoding YfhO family protein — translation MTKSADSRQDKATTTAPAPHVPPLAGVWATLTCLVAALSLSWPALGGKLLLPMWSDQFKAGFAFRDFARQYWLDHGAIPQWNPYLWGGLPFVDAMHGDTFYPTALLRLLIGTGPGMTWGLVIHLFLAGCFTYAFLRACRLSFFPALVGAVAYQMAGNIAGLVSPGHDGKIFVATLLPLALLLVLRGMRDGKHWAWGPLAIVVGLTVLSPHPQLLQYMLLLTGAFVLFTWRGWASDVDDERPTPRAGLTRLGFAFGAIAVGMLIGAIQFYPVIGYTPWSPRSGGIAGGYEAATSFSLPPEEMLNFALPQFSGILLDYWGRNGIHLHSEYVGVAVLILAACAFGGWGASAHRRLVWFLTGTLVVSLLWALGGNTPFYRLVYALVPGTKFFRAPSTMLYIVAFSFATLAAFGAERLLRGSVRRGVVLGLGGILMCLGLAGASGMLSNSALNRTVPELAERILAAEPALKAGAVRMMLFVVLACAAALLTGTRRLSRDLAGALLVVLVGADLWTVVRQYFVFTPPASELFATDPLIDFLQKQPGPFRVIALPPQRGNYNDIYLDDLRFAGLMAHRIPVVMGYHGNHIGKYDLLIGEAPAYQNRANPNFWRLANVRYFVSDEADLPIEGAKRVLGPVKDLAGNDVFVHEVPGASSYAWVTPVIVRANEAAAARAVLDPRFDVRRAALFDSSANVTGTSLEALPEPLGIQARVTRYLPGSATIELDRAAPAGSALVVSENYYPGWQATVDGKPATTGIADVSLIGVALPEGARKVELTFVNGPYATGRMLTWIAVIVSLVAWAVGTIATRRRASRG, via the coding sequence ATGACGAAATCGGCCGACAGCAGGCAGGACAAGGCAACGACCACGGCGCCAGCGCCCCACGTGCCCCCGTTGGCGGGCGTGTGGGCCACGCTCACATGTCTGGTCGCGGCGCTCAGCCTTTCATGGCCCGCCCTGGGAGGCAAGCTCCTGCTCCCGATGTGGTCGGATCAGTTCAAGGCCGGCTTTGCCTTCCGTGATTTCGCGCGGCAGTACTGGCTCGACCACGGGGCGATCCCGCAATGGAACCCCTATCTGTGGGGCGGTCTGCCGTTCGTCGACGCGATGCACGGCGACACGTTCTACCCCACGGCGCTGCTCCGCCTGCTGATTGGTACGGGACCCGGGATGACATGGGGCCTCGTCATCCACCTGTTCCTCGCCGGTTGTTTCACCTACGCTTTTCTCCGGGCGTGCCGCCTCTCGTTCTTCCCGGCCCTCGTGGGCGCGGTGGCGTACCAGATGGCCGGCAACATCGCCGGGCTGGTCTCGCCAGGACACGACGGCAAGATCTTCGTCGCGACGCTCCTGCCGTTGGCCCTCCTGCTGGTCCTGCGCGGGATGCGCGACGGGAAGCACTGGGCCTGGGGCCCGCTCGCCATTGTCGTCGGCCTGACGGTGCTGTCGCCGCACCCGCAGCTGCTGCAATACATGCTCCTGCTGACGGGGGCCTTCGTCCTGTTCACGTGGCGTGGCTGGGCCAGCGACGTCGATGACGAGCGCCCGACGCCGCGCGCCGGCCTGACGAGGCTCGGCTTCGCCTTCGGCGCCATCGCCGTCGGCATGCTCATCGGCGCGATCCAGTTCTACCCGGTGATCGGGTACACGCCCTGGTCGCCACGCTCGGGGGGAATCGCGGGCGGGTACGAGGCCGCGACCTCGTTTTCGCTGCCGCCCGAGGAGATGCTGAACTTCGCATTGCCGCAGTTCTCCGGCATCCTGCTCGACTACTGGGGCCGCAACGGGATCCACCTCCACTCTGAATACGTCGGCGTCGCCGTCCTCATTCTCGCCGCGTGCGCATTTGGCGGTTGGGGTGCGTCGGCGCACCGACGCCTGGTCTGGTTCCTCACCGGGACGCTCGTCGTGTCGCTGCTCTGGGCACTCGGCGGCAATACGCCCTTTTATCGTCTCGTGTACGCGCTCGTGCCCGGCACGAAGTTCTTTCGTGCGCCGAGCACCATGCTGTACATCGTGGCGTTCTCGTTCGCGACGCTGGCCGCCTTTGGCGCAGAGCGACTGCTGCGCGGCTCCGTTCGACGGGGCGTGGTGCTTGGACTGGGCGGCATCCTGATGTGCCTCGGGCTCGCGGGTGCGTCGGGGATGCTCTCCAACAGCGCCCTGAATCGCACCGTTCCCGAACTCGCTGAGCGCATCCTCGCCGCCGAACCCGCCCTCAAGGCTGGCGCCGTGCGGATGATGCTGTTCGTGGTGCTTGCCTGCGCCGCCGCGCTCCTCACGGGCACGCGTCGGCTGTCGCGAGACCTGGCCGGCGCGCTCCTGGTCGTGCTCGTTGGTGCCGACCTCTGGACCGTGGTTCGCCAGTACTTCGTGTTCACGCCCCCGGCCTCGGAGCTGTTCGCGACCGATCCCCTGATCGATTTCCTGCAGAAGCAACCCGGCCCGTTCCGGGTGATCGCGCTGCCGCCGCAGCGCGGGAACTACAACGACATCTACCTCGACGACCTGCGCTTTGCCGGCCTGATGGCCCACCGGATCCCCGTCGTGATGGGGTATCACGGGAATCACATCGGCAAGTACGATCTGCTGATCGGCGAGGCGCCCGCGTACCAGAATCGCGCCAATCCGAACTTCTGGCGGCTGGCCAACGTGCGCTATTTCGTGAGCGACGAAGCCGACTTGCCGATCGAAGGCGCGAAGCGTGTGCTTGGCCCGGTGAAGGATCTCGCTGGCAACGACGTGTTTGTCCACGAGGTGCCGGGCGCGTCGTCGTATGCGTGGGTGACGCCGGTGATCGTGCGCGCGAACGAGGCGGCGGCCGCGCGCGCCGTGCTCGATCCGCGCTTCGACGTGCGGCGGGCGGCGCTGTTCGACTCATCCGCCAACGTCACCGGGACGTCGCTGGAGGCGCTCCCGGAGCCCCTTGGCATCCAGGCGCGGGTCACTCGCTACCTTCCAGGGTCGGCGACCATCGAGCTCGACCGTGCGGCCCCGGCCGGTTCAGCGCTCGTGGTCTCCGAGAACTACTATCCGGGTTGGCAGGCCACCGTTGACGGGAAGCCGGCGACCACGGGCATTGCCGATGTCTCGCTCATCGGTGTGGCACTGCCAGAAGGTGCGCGCAAGGTGGAGCTCACGTTCGTGAACGGCCCATACGCGACCGGACGCATGCTGACATGGATCGCGGTGATCGTCTCGCTCGTCGCGTGGGCCGTTGGCACGATCGCGACCAGAAGGAGAGCGTCGCGTGGCTGA
- the dapF gene encoding diaminopimelate epimerase has product MTTSAPPKIAGRPFWKMTGSGNDFLFFDNRTGAHEDLVRSDVISALCDRRRGAGADGIVLIDTHPSRAFGMRYYNRDGSLAEMCGNAALCSASLARELGMAGVHDFSFETPSGPVTARFAGGEPEIDMVPVTELAISFETPLAPGEQRIGYARVGVPHLVVLCDDVTRVNVAERGRALRHLPQLAAGANANFVSREAADRWRMRTYERGVEEETLACGTGTVATVALLNAWHAAEGGIALRTVSGCDVFASATPGRVPVLRGEGRIVYTGLLRDLVPG; this is encoded by the coding sequence ATGACGACCTCCGCCCCCCCGAAGATCGCCGGCCGTCCCTTCTGGAAGATGACGGGCTCCGGGAACGACTTCCTGTTCTTCGACAATCGCACGGGAGCGCATGAAGATCTCGTGCGCTCAGATGTCATCAGCGCGCTATGCGACCGGCGCCGGGGGGCCGGCGCCGACGGTATCGTGCTGATCGACACGCATCCATCGCGTGCGTTCGGCATGCGGTACTACAACCGCGACGGATCGCTCGCCGAGATGTGTGGCAACGCGGCGTTGTGCAGCGCCAGCCTGGCGCGTGAACTCGGCATGGCCGGCGTGCACGACTTCTCGTTCGAGACGCCGTCCGGTCCCGTCACGGCGCGTTTTGCCGGCGGAGAGCCGGAGATCGACATGGTGCCCGTGACGGAGCTCGCCATTTCCTTCGAGACGCCACTCGCGCCCGGCGAACAGCGGATCGGGTACGCTCGCGTCGGCGTGCCGCACCTCGTCGTGCTGTGTGACGACGTCACGCGGGTGAATGTCGCGGAGCGTGGGCGCGCCCTGCGGCACCTGCCGCAACTCGCGGCAGGTGCGAATGCGAACTTTGTTTCGCGCGAGGCCGCCGATCGCTGGCGGATGCGGACCTACGAGCGGGGCGTCGAAGAGGAGACGCTGGCCTGCGGGACGGGAACCGTGGCTACGGTGGCGCTCCTCAACGCCTGGCACGCCGCCGAAGGTGGTATCGCCCTGCGCACGGTGAGCGGCTGCGACGTGTTTGCCAGCGCGACGCCCGGACGCGTGCCTGTCCTTCGCGGCGAGGGTCGGATCGTCTACACCGGGTTGCTCAGGGACCTCGTTCCGGGCTGA
- a CDS encoding polyprenol monophosphomannose synthase — MAEKGLVIVPTYNERDNIIRLIDATLAQDPRLEVLVVDDGSPDGTGALVDERAAVDTRVHLLSRARKLGLGTAYVAGFKWALERGYDYVFEMDADFSHDPSHLPQFLESIRDADLVLGSRYRDGKVTVVNWPMGRLILSYAANIYARFVTGLSLFDATGGFKCFRRRVLEAIDLDDVRSNGYAFQIEMSFRAWQLGFRIVEIPIVFVDRTEGESKMSKKIVREAIWMVWRLRWWGLTGRLSRPRAAGSADAAIQAK, encoded by the coding sequence GTGGCTGAGAAGGGGCTCGTCATCGTCCCGACGTACAACGAACGGGACAACATCATCCGACTCATCGACGCGACCCTCGCGCAGGATCCGCGGCTCGAGGTGCTGGTCGTCGACGACGGATCGCCCGATGGCACGGGCGCGCTCGTGGATGAACGCGCCGCGGTGGACACGCGGGTGCACCTGCTGAGTCGTGCCCGGAAGCTGGGCCTTGGGACGGCCTATGTCGCCGGCTTCAAGTGGGCGCTCGAGCGCGGCTATGACTACGTGTTCGAGATGGACGCCGACTTCTCGCACGATCCGTCGCACCTCCCGCAGTTCCTCGAGAGCATCCGGGATGCGGACCTGGTACTCGGGTCCCGTTATCGCGACGGGAAGGTCACGGTCGTCAACTGGCCGATGGGGCGACTCATCCTGAGTTACGCGGCCAACATCTACGCGCGGTTTGTCACCGGACTGTCGCTCTTTGATGCGACCGGCGGGTTCAAGTGCTTTCGTCGGCGTGTGCTCGAGGCCATCGACCTCGACGACGTGCGCTCGAACGGCTACGCGTTCCAGATCGAGATGTCCTTCCGCGCCTGGCAACTCGGCTTCCGCATCGTCGAGATCCCGATCGTCTTTGTGGACCGCACGGAGGGCGAGAGCAAGATGTCGAAGAAGATCGTGCGTGAAGCGATCTGGATGGTGTGGCGCCTCAGGTGGTGGGGGCTCACCGGTCGCCTCAGCCGTCCGCGCGCCGCGGGGAGCGCAGACGCCGCGATCCAGGCGAAATGA
- a CDS encoding glycosyltransferase — MNVLFITHSYPRVPGDAAGSFLWHLAVALRAEGVQVRVVAPSGDDVPAHDVFDGIPVDRFRYAPRRYENLAYTGNMATEVQRSWSARFALVGFLGAEFAAATRIRREFAPDLVHAHWWFPGGLVGSWVASMGHVPMVTTMHGTDVRLARSRAFAQPLFRHVMRHSAAVTTVSRWLGDEVRAMMPEVEPLVAPMPVSTTLFSPGGEREEHRLLFVGRLNAQKGIGDLVEALASLRTSVTLDVVGDGPDRSALLARAESLGVAARIRWLGARPQTELPALYRAATALVVPSIGEGLGLVAVEAQLCETPVVAYASGGTTDTVRDGETGVLVPAGDVRALGSALDALLADPARRAAMGKGGRMQALALFAPESAARRYAELYRRVVQR; from the coding sequence GTGAACGTCCTCTTCATCACGCACTCCTATCCCAGGGTGCCGGGCGACGCTGCGGGATCCTTCCTGTGGCACCTCGCCGTGGCGCTGCGCGCCGAGGGCGTGCAGGTCCGGGTCGTGGCGCCGTCGGGTGACGATGTCCCGGCGCACGATGTCTTCGACGGCATTCCCGTCGATCGCTTCCGGTACGCGCCACGCCGCTACGAAAACCTCGCGTACACCGGCAACATGGCGACCGAGGTCCAGCGGTCCTGGAGTGCGCGGTTCGCCCTGGTGGGGTTCCTCGGCGCCGAGTTCGCCGCGGCCACGCGCATCCGCCGCGAGTTTGCACCGGATCTCGTGCATGCCCACTGGTGGTTCCCCGGTGGCCTCGTGGGGAGTTGGGTGGCCTCGATGGGGCACGTGCCGATGGTGACGACCATGCATGGCACGGATGTCCGTCTCGCGCGTTCCAGGGCGTTTGCCCAGCCGCTCTTTCGCCACGTCATGCGCCACTCCGCTGCCGTGACCACGGTATCGCGATGGCTGGGGGACGAGGTGCGCGCCATGATGCCCGAGGTCGAGCCGCTGGTGGCGCCGATGCCCGTTTCGACGACGCTCTTTTCCCCCGGGGGTGAGCGCGAGGAGCACCGGCTGCTGTTTGTCGGGCGGCTGAATGCGCAGAAGGGCATCGGTGACCTCGTGGAGGCCCTGGCGTCGTTGCGGACCTCCGTGACGCTGGACGTCGTCGGGGACGGCCCGGATCGCTCCGCCCTCCTCGCGCGCGCCGAGTCGTTAGGCGTGGCCGCCAGGATCCGCTGGCTCGGCGCCCGGCCACAGACCGAGTTGCCCGCGCTGTATCGTGCGGCGACGGCGCTGGTGGTCCCGTCCATCGGGGAAGGACTGGGACTCGTGGCCGTCGAGGCGCAACTCTGCGAAACACCGGTCGTGGCCTACGCCTCCGGAGGGACCACCGACACCGTGCGTGACGGCGAGACCGGTGTGTTGGTGCCGGCCGGTGATGTCCGGGCGCTGGGCAGCGCGCTCGACGCCCTGCTCGCGGATCCCGCGCGGCGTGCCGCGATGGGGAAGGGGGGCCGCATGCAGGCCCTCGCCCTCTTCGCCCCGGAATCGGCCGCGCGGCGCTACGCCGAACTGTACCGGCGCGTCGTCCAACGTTAG
- a CDS encoding AP2 domain-containing protein, with the protein MIRRKGISRIDQPEKHNHGWLVQVTFEGKTHRKWFSDNKHGGRKKAFADAVVWRDKTEKALGKPATGRVVVRSRRNKFGVTGVQWDKRHQAFIVSINPEPGKQKRFYVPAKGRKRAEALAEAKKLRLKLEKDIYAKRSA; encoded by the coding sequence ATGATCAGACGCAAAGGCATCTCACGCATCGACCAGCCGGAGAAGCACAACCACGGCTGGTTGGTCCAGGTCACGTTCGAGGGCAAGACCCATCGAAAGTGGTTCTCGGACAACAAACACGGTGGCAGGAAGAAGGCGTTTGCGGATGCGGTGGTGTGGCGGGACAAGACGGAGAAGGCTCTCGGCAAGCCGGCCACGGGCCGCGTCGTGGTGCGCTCGCGTCGAAACAAGTTCGGGGTCACGGGCGTGCAGTGGGACAAGCGCCATCAGGCGTTCATCGTGTCGATCAATCCGGAGCCCGGCAAGCAGAAGCGCTTCTACGTGCCCGCCAAGGGACGCAAGCGCGCCGAGGCGCTGGCCGAGGCCAAGAAGCTTCGCCTCAAGCTCGAGAAGGACATCTACGCCAAGCGCAGCGCCTGA
- a CDS encoding glycosyltransferase: MRERTEGHGSRVAPVDARAATVDAPAPLTHESELASAPPRRPGAPAPVQVSVLVPAKDEAENLPIFMAQAAEVLGRDGVRYEVIVVDDGSVDDSWVVLEQLRARYPFLRAVRHRSRRGIADALRTGFLNARGAVMVFYPADLQFKPEDIPRLVAPILAGQADMVTGFKEGKYEKAFVSRIYNLLSRTLFDVRVKDLNSVKAYRREIMETLPVRPDWHRYMIVLAAAQGFTVTEIPVPLYPRNAGKSKFGIGRIPVGVLDMLSVWFELRFSQKPLLLFGMLGAALFALGVLAGVAALARLALTGVGTRSVWTIIQTSLVLGSIFFVAGLLGEQVAGLRAQVRELRRVTDDLHAPPRE; encoded by the coding sequence GTGCGCGAGCGCACGGAAGGTCACGGCTCACGCGTGGCACCGGTCGATGCCCGGGCCGCAACGGTCGATGCGCCGGCGCCGCTGACGCACGAGAGCGAGCTGGCGTCCGCTCCGCCCCGTCGACCGGGCGCCCCGGCGCCCGTGCAGGTGTCGGTGCTGGTCCCGGCCAAGGATGAAGCCGAGAACCTCCCGATCTTCATGGCACAGGCGGCGGAAGTGCTGGGCCGCGATGGCGTGCGCTATGAGGTCATCGTGGTCGACGATGGTTCTGTCGACGACTCGTGGGTCGTGCTCGAGCAGCTGCGCGCCAGGTACCCGTTCCTGCGCGCCGTGCGCCATCGGAGTCGACGCGGCATTGCCGACGCGCTGCGTACGGGCTTCCTGAACGCGCGCGGCGCCGTGATGGTGTTCTATCCGGCCGACCTCCAGTTCAAGCCGGAAGACATTCCACGGCTCGTCGCGCCGATCCTCGCCGGACAGGCCGACATGGTCACGGGCTTCAAGGAAGGGAAGTACGAGAAGGCGTTCGTCTCGCGAATCTACAACCTGCTCTCGCGGACATTGTTCGACGTGCGGGTGAAGGATCTGAACAGCGTCAAGGCGTATCGCCGCGAGATCATGGAGACGCTGCCGGTCCGGCCGGACTGGCACCGCTACATGATCGTGCTGGCCGCCGCGCAGGGCTTTACCGTCACGGAGATTCCTGTTCCGCTCTACCCGCGGAATGCCGGCAAGTCCAAGTTCGGCATCGGTCGCATCCCGGTGGGCGTGCTGGACATGCTTTCGGTGTGGTTCGAGCTGCGATTCTCGCAGAAACCGCTGCTGCTCTTTGGCATGCTGGGCGCCGCGCTCTTTGCGCTCGGTGTCCTGGCCGGTGTCGCGGCTCTGGCTCGCCTGGCGTTGACGGGGGTGGGCACCCGTTCGGTCTGGACCATCATCCAGACCAGCCTCGTGCTCGGTTCCATTTTCTTTGTGGCCGGCCTGCTCGGTGAACAGGTCGCCGGCTTGCGCGCGCAGGTGCGCGAGCTGCGCCGCGTGACCGACGACCTGCACGCACCTCCCCGCGAATAG
- a CDS encoding tetratricopeptide repeat protein, whose amino-acid sequence MTSPTQTGGLDLDDAGATALEWAKTHSRQLGIGVIVVAALAGVLWVVRSQQEGNELTASRQLVAAQRSVGAGNLPLAAADLRKLVDRYGSTRAGREAQVLLAQVELQQGKTADALKVLDEMGSGGAQAGSMHALRAAALEQTGKPAEAAAEYLKASAATSLSGEAESLRADAARAYLAAGKKDEALRIWKDMAANPASVLYSEALLRVGELSAQVQK is encoded by the coding sequence ATGACGAGTCCCACGCAGACCGGTGGCCTTGACCTCGATGACGCGGGTGCCACGGCCCTCGAATGGGCAAAGACCCACAGCCGCCAGCTGGGGATCGGGGTGATCGTGGTGGCGGCTTTGGCCGGGGTCTTGTGGGTGGTCCGTTCCCAGCAGGAAGGGAATGAGCTGACGGCGTCACGGCAGTTGGTGGCGGCGCAGCGCAGCGTTGGGGCAGGCAACCTTCCGCTGGCAGCAGCTGACCTCCGAAAGCTCGTCGACCGCTACGGCTCCACGCGCGCCGGTCGCGAGGCACAGGTGCTCCTGGCGCAGGTCGAACTGCAGCAGGGCAAGACCGCGGACGCGCTCAAGGTGCTCGACGAAATGGGCTCCGGTGGCGCGCAGGCAGGATCGATGCACGCGCTTCGAGCGGCGGCGCTGGAGCAGACCGGCAAGCCTGCCGAGGCTGCCGCGGAGTACCTCAAGGCTTCGGCCGCGACGTCGCTGTCCGGCGAGGCAGAGAGCCTCAGGGCCGACGCCGCGAGGGCGTACCTGGCCGCCGGCAAGAAGGACGAGGCCCTCAGGATCTGGAAGGACATGGCGGCGAACCCCGCATCCGTCCTGTACAGCGAGGCGCTCCTGCGAGTCGGTGAGCTGAGCGCGCAGGTCCAGAAGTAG